Proteins co-encoded in one Sus scrofa isolate TJ Tabasco breed Duroc chromosome 14, Sscrofa11.1, whole genome shotgun sequence genomic window:
- the PRKAB1 gene encoding 5'-AMP-activated protein kinase subunit beta-1 isoform X1, whose amino-acid sequence MGNTSSERAALDRQGGHKTPRRDSSGGSKDGDRPKILMDSPEDADLYHSEEIKAPEKEEFLAWQHDLEVNDKASAQARPTVFRWTGGGKEVYLSGSFNNWSKLPLTRSHNNFVAILDLPEGEHQYKFLVDGQWTHDPSEPVVTSQLGTVNNIIQVKKTDFEVFDALMVDSQKCSDVSAELSSSPPGPYHQEPYVWKPEERFKAPPILPPHLLQVILNKDTGISCDPALLPEPNHVMLNHLYALSIKDGVMVLSATHRYKKKYVTTLLYKPI is encoded by the exons ATGGGTAATACGAGCAGTGAGCGCGCTGCGCTGGACCGGCAAGGGGGTCACAAGACTCCCCGAAGGGACAGTTCGGGGGGCTCCAAGGATGGGGACCGGCCCAAAATCTTGATGGACAGCCCTGAGGACGCTGACCTCTACCACTCCGAGGAAATTAAG GCTCcagagaaggaggagttcctggcCTGGCAGCATGATCTGGAGGTTAATGATAAAGCCTCTGCCCAGGCTCGGCCAACTGTGTTTCGATGGACGGGGGGTGGAAAGGAAGTTTACTTATCCGGCTCCTTCAACAACTGGAGCAAACTTCCCCTCACACGCAG CCACAATAATTTTGTCGCCATCCTGGATCTGCCTGAAGGAGAGCATCAGTACAAATTCCTTGTGGATGGTCAGTGGACACACGACCCCTCTGAG CCAGTAGTAACCAGCCAGCTTGGCACAGTTAACAACATCATTCAAGTGAAGAAAACTGACTTTGAAGTATTTGATGCTTTAATGGTGGATTCCCAAAAGTGCTCCGATGTATCTG CAGAGCTGTCCAGTTCCCCGCCAGGACCCTACCATCAGGAGCCCTACGTCTGGAAACCAGAGGAGCGGTTTAAAGCCCCACCCATCCTCCCACCACACCTTCTCCAGGTCATCCTGAACAAGGACACAGGCATTTCT TGTGATCCAGCTTTGCTTCCTGAGCCCAACCACGTCATGTTGAACCACCTTTACGCACTATCCATCAAG GATGGAGTGATGGTGCTCAGCGCGACCCACCGGTACAAGAAAAAATATGTCACTACCTTGTTGTACAAGCCCATATGA
- the PRKAB1 gene encoding 5'-AMP-activated protein kinase subunit beta-1, translating to MGNTSSERAALDRQGGHKTPRRDSSGGSKDGDRPKILMDSPEDADLYHSEEIKAPEKEEFLAWQHDLEVNDKASAQARPTVFRWTGGGKEVYLSGSFNNWSKLPLTRSHNNFVAILDLPEGEHQYKFLVDGQWTHDPSEPVVTSQLGTVNNIIQVKKTDFEVFDALMVDSQKCSDVSELSSSPPGPYHQEPYVWKPEERFKAPPILPPHLLQVILNKDTGISCDPALLPEPNHVMLNHLYALSIKDGVMVLSATHRYKKKYVTTLLYKPI from the exons ATGGGTAATACGAGCAGTGAGCGCGCTGCGCTGGACCGGCAAGGGGGTCACAAGACTCCCCGAAGGGACAGTTCGGGGGGCTCCAAGGATGGGGACCGGCCCAAAATCTTGATGGACAGCCCTGAGGACGCTGACCTCTACCACTCCGAGGAAATTAAG GCTCcagagaaggaggagttcctggcCTGGCAGCATGATCTGGAGGTTAATGATAAAGCCTCTGCCCAGGCTCGGCCAACTGTGTTTCGATGGACGGGGGGTGGAAAGGAAGTTTACTTATCCGGCTCCTTCAACAACTGGAGCAAACTTCCCCTCACACGCAG CCACAATAATTTTGTCGCCATCCTGGATCTGCCTGAAGGAGAGCATCAGTACAAATTCCTTGTGGATGGTCAGTGGACACACGACCCCTCTGAG CCAGTAGTAACCAGCCAGCTTGGCACAGTTAACAACATCATTCAAGTGAAGAAAACTGACTTTGAAGTATTTGATGCTTTAATGGTGGATTCCCAAAAGTGCTCCGATGTATCTG AGCTGTCCAGTTCCCCGCCAGGACCCTACCATCAGGAGCCCTACGTCTGGAAACCAGAGGAGCGGTTTAAAGCCCCACCCATCCTCCCACCACACCTTCTCCAGGTCATCCTGAACAAGGACACAGGCATTTCT TGTGATCCAGCTTTGCTTCCTGAGCCCAACCACGTCATGTTGAACCACCTTTACGCACTATCCATCAAG GATGGAGTGATGGTGCTCAGCGCGACCCACCGGTACAAGAAAAAATATGTCACTACCTTGTTGTACAAGCCCATATGA